Proteins from one Patescibacteria group bacterium genomic window:
- a CDS encoding ABC transporter permease, giving the protein MKSGDILKETYIALSANKARSGLTVLGIVIGISSVIAMVSIGAGAQNSIQSSIQSIGSNLIMIMPGAQRGLGSQVSTGRGAARTLTQEDADAIREQVSLAQRVAPELSGRYQVTAKGKNTNTSVVGTTAAYPDVRNIQIDTGSFISDQHVRSLSKVAALGPTARDDLFGEGVDPLGQTIRIKNIEFKIIGVTKTKGGSGFGSQDDMIFVPLSSAQRFLAGDTYISTISVQAADPESMTEIQTQITTLLLDRHHIDDPQLADFSTLNQADIVSAASSVTQTFTILLGAVAGISLVVGGIGIMNMMLTTVTERTREIGLRKAIGAKRHDINRQFLAEAVALTFIGGLIGVALGWSISYGISYFGILQTKVSVSSVLLAFGVSAGIGIVFGYYPARRASHLNPIDALRYE; this is encoded by the coding sequence ATGAAATCGGGCGACATTCTCAAAGAAACATATATAGCGCTATCAGCAAACAAGGCGCGCTCCGGCCTTACGGTTTTGGGTATTGTTATCGGCATCAGCTCGGTGATCGCTATGGTATCTATCGGCGCGGGCGCACAAAATTCAATCCAATCGAGTATCCAATCGATCGGATCGAACCTCATCATGATCATGCCCGGTGCACAACGTGGCCTTGGATCTCAAGTCAGTACTGGTAGAGGAGCTGCGCGTACACTCACCCAAGAAGATGCTGACGCGATACGCGAGCAGGTAAGCTTGGCACAGCGTGTCGCACCCGAACTCTCGGGTCGCTACCAAGTAACCGCAAAGGGTAAAAATACAAATACATCCGTTGTTGGCACTACAGCCGCATATCCCGACGTACGCAATATACAAATTGATACCGGCTCGTTTATATCCGACCAGCACGTTCGTAGTCTCTCAAAGGTTGCGGCGCTGGGGCCTACCGCGCGTGACGATCTTTTTGGCGAAGGAGTAGACCCTCTTGGGCAAACCATTCGCATTAAAAATATCGAGTTTAAAATCATTGGTGTCACTAAAACAAAGGGCGGGTCGGGATTTGGCAGCCAAGATGATATGATTTTTGTCCCCCTCTCAAGTGCCCAGCGTTTCTTGGCTGGAGATACTTATATATCAACCATCAGCGTACAAGCGGCCGATCCCGAATCAATGACGGAGATACAAACGCAAATTACTACACTACTGCTCGATCGCCATCATATTGATGACCCGCAACTCGCGGATTTCTCAACACTTAATCAAGCTGATATTGTATCGGCGGCATCAAGCGTGACACAAACGTTTACGATTCTCTTGGGTGCGGTTGCGGGTATTTCGCTTGTCGTCGGCGGTATTGGCATTATGAATATGATGCTCACCACTGTCACGGAGCGTACGCGTGAGATTGGGCTGCGCAAAGCAATCGGCGCCAAACGCCATGACATCAACCGCCAATTTCTCGCAGAAGCCGTAGCTCTCACATTCATCGGTGGACTGATAGGCGTAGCGCTTGGATGGAGTATATCCTACGGCATCAGTTATTTTGGCATCCTGCAGACAAAAGTTTCTGTATCGTCAGTTCTTCTGGCATTTGGGGTGTCTGCGGGTATTGGTATTGTCTTTGGCTATTATCCAGCGCGTCGAGCATCTCATTTGAACCCAATCGACGCGTTGCGATATGAGTAA